GTGGTACGGAAATGGAACATCCACCTAAAATGTTTATCGGCGCAGCATCAAATCCCTTTGCCGACCCATTTGAATGGAGAGTGCATCGCCTTGCCAAAAAGATAAAATCCGGTGTTGATTTTATCCAGACACAATGCATATACAACATGGAAAAATTCAGAGCCTTCATGAAACAGGCAAATGATATGGGACTTACCGAAAAAGTCTATATTCTTGCCGGAGTCACTCCCATGAAAGGTGTCGGTATGGCAAAGTATATGAAAAATAATGTGCCGGGCATGGATGTACCTGACGAACTTATTAAAAGGCTTCAGGGTGTTGACAAGAAGATGCAGGCTGATGAAGGCATAAAGATAGCATGTGAGCAGATAGAAGAGTTTAAAGAGATGAAAGGAGTTGCAGGAGTTCATCTTATGGCAATCGAATGGGAGCACAAAGTTCCTGAAATTGCCGAACGAGCGAAAGTTCTTCCAAGACCGGTATTTTAAGTTAAACAAAAATTTATCCTGTTAGAGAATTAAATCCTCTAACAGGATTTTTTTAATGACTTTCGTATAACCACATATGATTATATTTTCTCAACTGACACTGCGCAGGCTTTGTACTCCGCAGTAAAACTTACAGGATCAAATGCAGCATTAGTAAGCCAGTTTGCATTTGTCTCCCTGAAGTGAAAGGCCATCCATACCATACCGGCAGGTACCTGATCCGTTACTTTTGCTTTTACTATTACCTCGCCTCTTCTGGATTTAACTTTGACCTTCTCACCTGTTTTAACACCAAGTTTTTCGGCATCCGCAAAAGAAATATCCGCGGTTTCTTCTCCCAAAAGTTCATTAAGCCCTTTGGTATGGCCGGTTTGTGTGCGGGTGTGATAATGATAAAGACGTCTGCCCGTACTTAACACAAAAGGATATTGCTGATCGCAAACCTCGGCAGGAGGCGTCCAGTCAACAGGAATCAAATTTCCAAGCCCGCAGGTAAAACATCCGTCTTTATGCAAAGTTGCAGTTCCCATATGATCTAATGTTGGAGCAGGCCACTGAAGACCATTTTCTTCTATACGCGAGTATTTTATTCCGCCAAACTGCGGTGCTAAAACAGAAACCTCATTGTCCCATATCTCCTGCGCACTGCTTGATTCCCAGTTTTGCCCCATCCTTTTTGCAATCTCTTTGAATATCCACCAGTTCGGCTTGGACTCTCCGGGAGGCTCTTTAACTGTACGAACACGACTTACTCTTCGTTCGCTGTTTGTAAATGTGCCGTCATTTTCGCTCCAGGCAGCAGCCGGTAAAATCACATGGGCAAACCGGGTTGTTTCATTATGGAAGATATCCTGTACTACCATAAATTCGGCTGATTCCAGGCAATGTTCCACATGATGAATATCAGGTTCCGTGTTGGCAAGATTTTCCCCGAAAACATAGAAGAATTTTATTTTACCATTAACAAGACCATCCATCATATGCGGCATCATCATGCCGTTTTTGCCGGGAAGATTTTTCACTTTCCATGCTTCTTCAAATTTGGCCCTTGCCTCCGGGCTTTCAACTTTCTGGTATCCATGGAACACATTCGGTAAAGCGCCCATATCGCATGCGCCCTGAACATTATTCTGGCCTCTTAAAGGATTTACTCCTCCGCATTCGAAACCAACATTTCCTAAAAGCATCTGAAGATTTGCACAGCTTAAGACATTGTTCACACCACAAGTGTGTTCGGTAATTCCAAGAGTGTACATAAGCATTGCAGGCTTTGCAGAAGAAATACTTCTTGCAAACTTCCTGATAACATCGGCATCAATTCCGGATATCTCCGCCGCCCTTTCAGGCGGGTATTCCATCACTTTTTCTTTAAGTTCTTCAAATCCCAAACAACATGATTTGACATATTCCTTGTCATATAAATCTTCGGTTATCAGCACATGCATAATACCGTTTATTAAAGCAATGTCACTTCCGACTTTCAGCGGTAAATGCATTTTCGCCAGCTTCGCCAGATCGGTACGCCGCGGATCAACAACATATAATTGTGCACCTTTTTGTACCGCTCTTTTGACCCCAGCAGCAGCAACCGGATGGGCTTCGGTCATGTTTGAGCCGATCACAAATATCATTTTAGCTTTATCAAAATCGGAAAAAGAATTTGTCATTGCACCTGAACCAAAAGCAATCGCCAGACCGGCGACGGTAGGAGCATGTCACGTTCGCGCGCAGTGATCGATATTGTTCGTACCGATCGCCGCGCGAAAGAGTTTTTGCATCTGATAAGAATCTTCATTGATGCTCCGGGCGCAACTTACACCTGCAACTGCATCAGGCCCGTGTTTTTCGATTGTCTCTTTTAATTTGCTTACTATAAGATCAAATGCTTCATCCCATGTGGCTTCCTTATATTGGCGATCACCCTGCCTTATAAGAGGTACTTTAAGCCTTTCATCGGAATATATGAAATTAAATCCGAACCTACCTTTTACACACAAATGGCCGTAATTGGGTGGCGCATCCGCACCATTTATCTTTACAACCCTGTCGCCAATCTTTTCCAGATTAAGCTGGCATCCCACTCCGCAGTAAGGACAGGTAGTCCTCACAGTTTCCAGCTTCCAGGGGCCGGAAAGTCCCTCATGCTTTTCTGATAATGCTCCGGTCGGACAGTTTGCCAGGCAGTAGCCGCAGGAAACGCAGCGATCATTTATACTCGGAATAAAAACAGGCGGGCCACCATCATTTCTGCTCTCATCCTGTATCAGATCGAAAGCATACTGAACCTGATATTGTGAGCAGCCGTTCAAACACTTGCGGCAGGTAATGCATTTGTTGGGATCTACGGTTATTAAAGGATGTTTATCTATTATTTCATATTTTCTTTTCTTCCATGACTGCAAGTTATCCTGATCTACCCCGTATATCGTAGCATATTC
This genomic interval from Pseudomonadota bacterium contains the following:
- the fdhF gene encoding formate dehydrogenase subunit alpha, which translates into the protein MQASADGREAALSIHSYLTDGAVIKDAKPFNITKGKLKVVDQANFEGIRSRPRNETPILPVTQRVKSFEEAELVFSEEQAKEEASRCLSCGCQDAFECRLREYATIYGVDQDNLQSWKKRKYEIIDKHPLITVDPNKCITCRKCLNGCSQYQVQYAFDLIQDESRNDGGPPVFIPSINDRCVSCGYCLANCPTGALSEKHEGLSGPWKLETVRTTCPYCGVGCQLNLEKIGDRVVKINGADAPPNYGHLCVKGRFGFNFIYSDERLKVPLIRQGDRQYKEATWDEAFDLIVSKLKETIEKHGPDAVAGVSCARSINEDSYQMQKLFRAAIGTNNIDHCARTUHAPTVAGLAIAFGSGAMTNSFSDFDKAKMIFVIGSNMTEAHPVAAAGVKRAVQKGAQLYVVDPRRTDLAKLAKMHLPLKVGSDIALINGIMHVLITEDLYDKEYVKSCCLGFEELKEKVMEYPPERAAEISGIDADVIRKFARSISSAKPAMLMYTLGITEHTCGVNNVLSCANLQMLLGNVGFECGGVNPLRGQNNVQGACDMGALPNVFHGYQKVESPEARAKFEEAWKVKNLPGKNGMMMPHMMDGLVNGKIKFFYVFGENLANTEPDIHHVEHCLESAEFMVVQDIFHNETTRFAHVILPAAAWSENDGTFTNSERRVSRVRTVKEPPGESKPNWWIFKEIAKRMGQNWESSSAQEIWDNEVSVLAPQFGGIKYSRIEENGLQWPAPTLDHMGTATLHKDGCFTCGLGNLIPVDWTPPAEVCDQQYPFVLSTGRRLYHYHTRTQTGHTKGLNELLGEETADISFADAEKLGVKTGEKVKVKSRRGEVIVKAKVTDQVPAGMVWMAFHFRETNANWLTNAAFDPVSFTAEYKACAVSVEKI
- a CDS encoding methylenetetrahydrofolate reductase; this translates as MKSGSNLEKVLEAGHFAFTGELGPPRGTDADEVRHKASHLKGMVDSVNITDNQTAVVRMASWAASIIAIQEGLEPNYQMVCRDRNRLAMQSDILGAYALGIRNMLCLSGDHQKFGDHPQSKGVFDIDSMQLIGMVKGMRDDAKMLGGTEMEHPPKMFIGAASNPFADPFEWRVHRLAKKIKSGVDFIQTQCIYNMEKFRAFMKQANDMGLTEKVYILAGVTPMKGVGMAKYMKNNVPGMDVPDELIKRLQGVDKKMQADEGIKIACEQIEEFKEMKGVAGVHLMAIEWEHKVPEIAERAKVLPRPVF